TTGGTTTTGGCGCCAACAGCGGCCATGCTAATTTTATTGCACGCAACTATAACGGTTCGGAAGCCAGCAGATTTATCAATACCGGCAATGCGGCAGGGGACAGTGTCCTGTTCCTGCAAGGCACCCCGGGACTGTATACCAACCTGCTGATCCCCGGACTGGAAAATTTCCCCAACGCTGTGATCAACAAGGCTGAACTGGTGATTACCCAGATCACTGTTGGCTCCGGCGATATGAACAATGTCTTCCCGGACCCTGACAGGCTTATGTTATCGCAATACAGCGGCGTAGGCGACACCCTCAAAAAAGTCATTGACCAGACCGTTCGCGGCGATGATTATTTCGGTGGCAAAAAAGTAGTGATCACCAATTTCGGCGGTGTACAGGTATCCCAGTACTCTTTCAACGTTGGTACCTTCCTGCAAATGTTAATTAAAAAACAAGAAACCAATTCTGGTTTCCGACTGCAGGCGCTTCGCACAAGCTTTGCGGATATTGTTCGTTTAAAAGCTGGTGGCAGCAATCTGTCTCAGTATAACATTAAATTGCGAATCATTTATACCAAACCTTAAAATCGCTAATCCATACTTTTATGCCTTATTTATTTACGTCTGAATCAGTTTCAGAAGGACATCCTGACAAAGTCGCAGATCAGATTTCTGATGCACTGATCGATCATTTTCTGGCATATGATGCGTCTTCCAAAGTAGCTTGTGAAACATTGGTAACTACCGGACAGGTAGTACTGGCGGGAGAGGTAAAGTCAGAAGCTTACCTGGATGTACAAGACATCGCCCGTGAAGTAATCCGTAAAATCGGATATACCAAGAGTGAATATATGTTTGAAGCTAACTCCTGTGGTATCTTCTCCGCTATCCATGAGCAGTCTCCTGATATCAACCAGGGCGTGGACCGTTCTTCCCCGGAAGAACAGGGTGCCGGCGACCAGGGTATGATGTTTGGCTACGCTACCCGTGAAACAGAGAACTACATGCCACTGGCACTGGACCTGGCCCATAAGCTCCTGCTGGAACTGGCTGCCCTGCGCCGTGAGAATAAAGACATCACTTACCTGCGCCCCGACGCTAAATCACAGGTGACCATCGAATACTCCGATGACAACAAACCTGTTCGTATCGATACGATCGTTATCTCTACCCAGCACGACGATTTCGCTGACGATACCGAAATGCTGGCGAAGATCAAGGCGGACATGATCAATATCCTGATCCCCCGCGTGAAAGCGAAACTGAAACCAGAGCTGCAAAAACTGTTCGACGGCTACGATATTCAACATCACATCAACCCTACCGGTAAATTTGTGATCGGTGGCCCGCACGGTGATACCGGTCTGACCGGCCGTAAAATCATCGTAGACACTTACGGTGGTAAAGGTGCGCACGGTGGTGGCGCTTTCTCCGGTAAAGATCCTTCCAAAGTAGACCGTTCCGCTGCATACGCTACCCGTCATATCGCCAAAAACCTGGTGGCTGCCGGTGTGTGCGATGAAGTGCTGGTACAGGTATCCTACGCTATCGGCGTGGCTAAACCCTGCGGCGTGTATGTAAACACTTACGGCACCGCTAAGGTGAAACTGAGTGACGGTGAGATCGCTAAGAAAGTGGAAGAAATTTTCGACCTGCGTCCTTATGCTATCGAACAACGCCTGAAACTGCGTAACCCGATCTATAGCGAAACTGCTGCTTATGGTCACATGGGCCGCGATCCGCAGGTAATCACCAAAGTGTTCAACAAAGGCAAGAAAAATGAAAAGTCAGTACAAGTAGAACTGTTCACCTGGGAGAAACTCGACTACGTGGACAAAGTAAAAGCTGCTTTCGGTCTGTAAAGCACACTGATACCTACGGTACAAAATAATAAGGAGGCGATTGATAACATGTTATCAATCGCCTCCTGCTTTTTACATTGCCGGTTAAAAGGACCAGGCAACTATTTTCTGAAACATTATCCCTTTTCACCAGGTGCAAAAAAAATCTTTAAAATCTTCAAATTTTTTTATATATTTATACTATAAATATATATGAAATAATTTAATATGGTTTGTGGTCCTGTGTTTCAGCGCAGGAAAGGGTCTGCGGAGTGGGTGTACATTTTTTAACCTACCATTTCGCGGGTGCATATGTCCCAAAAAAATTGTCTAACCGTTCAGCCACATTACTGCTGCAGCCCGTCAGGTATTTTTCTATCAAAAAATTTTTGATCTTCACGGCTGAAAAATAAAAAACATCAGGCTTTGTATCGCCTGCATGCAGCTATAGTGGCCCTCTTTCTCCATTGCCTGCCCGACCGTATCCAGCAAACCAACCGCCTTGGCGGGATTAATTTATACCATTATTTCTTGAAGAACCATGAAGAAGCACCACCTTACTTCCAAACTGCTTATGTTGAAGCTTGCATTCATTGTGATTATTTATTTCGGAAGTTGCAACAAAACAGTTGTTACACCGGAGAAGCCTCATGAGGACACGCCGGAACAGCCGTCTACGCCCAATCCGCCGGTGAAGGGAAAGGAATATACCCTGTTGCCGGACGCTAATGGCCGCCTCGTAATAGACGGCGCCAAAAGCCCCTATAAAGGCGGCGACGCCCTCAATCTGAAAGGAAGGTTTTATTCGGTGAACATTACCAATCTGAATGGTTCTCCAGGCAACCCGATCACCATCCGTAATTTCGACGGTACTTCGGTGAAAATAGGCAACCCCGACTGGAACGGTGGTTCCTGGGCGGAAGCACTGAGCCTGATCAATTGCCATTACATCAGGGTAGGCAGTGAATCCTCCCGCGCAGACTTCATCATCGATGGTTCTGTCCACCCCGCAAGAGATGCGTATTTTAACCTCGTATTAAGCAAACATACCGACAATATTGAAATCAGGAACCTGACCATCCGTAACGGCGGTACGGGCATATGGGCCAAGACAGACCCGGTGAAAGGCGACGCCACCACCTATTATCCCAATTCACAGATGGAAAACCTGTTGATCCATGATGTGGCCATCAGCGGTACCAACAACGAGGCCATGTACATCGGGCATACGGCCACCTACTGGGACCTGACAGCCAACACTTCGTACTATGGCGACGCCTCCGGTTTTACGCCCGGCAGCCAGTACGTACAGCCCATTAAATGGCATAATGTAAAAATCTATAACAACGCCGTACAGGATGGCGGCGCCGATGGCATACAGACCGCGGCCATCGATCAGCTGGAAGTGTTCAACAATACCGTGACCAACTGGGGCATGAAACATAACAGTTCACACAACGGCGGCATCCTCATCGGAGGCCGTGCCACCAATACCTATGTGCATGACAACTACGTGCATGATGGCTGGGGAGAACTGCTGCAGTTCTATGGTTCCGGTGAAAACGGTTCCAAACACGTTATCAGCAACAACCTTTTTGTGAACAACAGCCAGGGAGGTAATGACGGCATCAGCTTCAGAGGCACCGACCGGGCGGCGGTGACCATCAGCAACAACACCGTGGCGCTTACAGGAGGCGTTTCCCTGCGCATCAACGGTGAAAAGGGCATGACGGCCGCATTGACAGTTACAGATAACGCGTTTATCCAGCCCCGTATGAGCGGCGGCTCGATCACCTATAACTCCTACGTATATACGGAAAATGGCGGCGGCGCCATCGAAGGCACGGGAGACAAGGCTAACAGCCGTTTCCCCACGCTGGACGCCGCAGGGGTGGACGTTGGTAATTATTTTGCGCCCAAAGCCGGTTCTGCACTGGGAGTGACCGGTTTCCGCAAAAAATAACGAGATTATTATTGACATAAAAAAAGACCAAAGCACTTGTCTGCTTTGGTCTTTTTTTATATCGGGCAACGACAAATTATAGTTCATTTTTTTTCAGCAGTTGTACGGCATGATCGCAGGCCCGTGCTGTCAGCGCCATATAGGTCAGCGACGGGTTCTGTGTGGCAGAAGAGGTCATACAGCTGCCGTCGGTGACAAACACATTCGGCACTTCGTGAAGCTGGTTCCATTTATTCAGGACGGATGTTTTAGGATCATGTCCCATTCTCACGGTGCCCATTTCGTGCACGCATTCACCGCCTGTGTAGTTGTAATCAAATCCTGAAATATTGGTAAGTCCGCTCATCTCCAGCATTTCCTCCGCGCTGCTGCGCATATCTTTCCGCATGGCTTTTTCGTTGTCTTTGATATCAAAGCTGATGCGTACCAGCGGCTGGCCCCATTTGTCTGTGTCAGAAGGGGAGAGGGTTACGCGGTTATCGGCATAGGGCAGCATTTCTCCCCAGGCGCCAAGCCACATCACCCACTTGCCGGGGTTGGTCAGGTCTTTTTTAAACTGGTCCCCATAACCCGGCATCTTAAAGTTATCCATCCACGCTTCCCTTTCCGCATAGCCCTGGTATCCAAAACCGCGTACATAGTCCGTTCTGCGGGTGGCTTCGTTCACATTACGGAAGCGGGGAATATAGATGCCGGCCGGTCTGCGGCCTGCATAGTACTGATCTTTGAACCCTTTGTATTCTCCCATGGCGCCGACTTTAAAGTGATGGTCCATGAGATGGCGGCCCACCATATCGTTGCTGTTGCCCAGGCCGTTAGGGAAGGCGTCGGAAACAGATTTCAGCAGGATGGCTGCAGACGCGATGGTGGAGGCGTTGAGGAAAATGATGCGGGCGTGGTATTCCATGCTCTCTTTGGTTTCGGCATCGATGATGCGTACGCCGCTGGCTTTGCGGGTATTTTTATCGTAGAT
This sequence is a window from Chitinophaga varians. Protein-coding genes within it:
- the metK gene encoding methionine adenosyltransferase → MPYLFTSESVSEGHPDKVADQISDALIDHFLAYDASSKVACETLVTTGQVVLAGEVKSEAYLDVQDIAREVIRKIGYTKSEYMFEANSCGIFSAIHEQSPDINQGVDRSSPEEQGAGDQGMMFGYATRETENYMPLALDLAHKLLLELAALRRENKDITYLRPDAKSQVTIEYSDDNKPVRIDTIVISTQHDDFADDTEMLAKIKADMINILIPRVKAKLKPELQKLFDGYDIQHHINPTGKFVIGGPHGDTGLTGRKIIVDTYGGKGAHGGGAFSGKDPSKVDRSAAYATRHIAKNLVAAGVCDEVLVQVSYAIGVAKPCGVYVNTYGTAKVKLSDGEIAKKVEEIFDLRPYAIEQRLKLRNPIYSETAAYGHMGRDPQVITKVFNKGKKNEKSVQVELFTWEKLDYVDKVKAAFGL
- a CDS encoding right-handed parallel beta-helix repeat-containing protein, coding for MKKHHLTSKLLMLKLAFIVIIYFGSCNKTVVTPEKPHEDTPEQPSTPNPPVKGKEYTLLPDANGRLVIDGAKSPYKGGDALNLKGRFYSVNITNLNGSPGNPITIRNFDGTSVKIGNPDWNGGSWAEALSLINCHYIRVGSESSRADFIIDGSVHPARDAYFNLVLSKHTDNIEIRNLTIRNGGTGIWAKTDPVKGDATTYYPNSQMENLLIHDVAISGTNNEAMYIGHTATYWDLTANTSYYGDASGFTPGSQYVQPIKWHNVKIYNNAVQDGGADGIQTAAIDQLEVFNNTVTNWGMKHNSSHNGGILIGGRATNTYVHDNYVHDGWGELLQFYGSGENGSKHVISNNLFVNNSQGGNDGISFRGTDRAAVTISNNTVALTGGVSLRINGEKGMTAALTVTDNAFIQPRMSGGSITYNSYVYTENGGGAIEGTGDKANSRFPTLDAAGVDVGNYFAPKAGSALGVTGFRKK
- a CDS encoding GMC oxidoreductase, giving the protein MANLNIKATNGHTYDAIVIGSGISGGWAAKELCEKGLKTLLLERGRNVEHVKDYTTATLHPWEFKHRLNNPEQDKLEDPIQSGAYDESSKHFFVRDKEHPYIQEKPFSWIRGYQVGGRSLTWGRQCYRLSDLDFEANAKDGHGVDWPIRYQDIAPWYDYVEQFAGISGQAEGLPHLPDGQFLPPMELNCLEQHVREQLKQKYNDRLLTIARVANLSQGHNNRGPCQYRNLCHRGCPFGGYFSSNGATLPAAMATGNLTLRPFSIVTEIIYDKNTRKASGVRIIDAETKESMEYHARIIFLNASTIASAAILLKSVSDAFPNGLGNSNDMVGRHLMDHHFKVGAMGEYKGFKDQYYAGRRPAGIYIPRFRNVNEATRRTDYVRGFGYQGYAEREAWMDNFKMPGYGDQFKKDLTNPGKWVMWLGAWGEMLPYADNRVTLSPSDTDKWGQPLVRISFDIKDNEKAMRKDMRSSAEEMLEMSGLTNISGFDYNYTGGECVHEMGTVRMGHDPKTSVLNKWNQLHEVPNVFVTDGSCMTSSATQNPSLTYMALTARACDHAVQLLKKNEL